Proteins encoded in a region of the Oncorhynchus clarkii lewisi isolate Uvic-CL-2024 chromosome 18, UVic_Ocla_1.0, whole genome shotgun sequence genome:
- the LOC139372871 gene encoding zinc finger protein 135-like, giving the protein MRTMRTSLACHSPSTVSPNLQSLGPDCDSGAQFALQDPEMASVKLEDCSQTLELNVNIKDEEGEKKIGTSVSHGDHVETFSTSREQQQEDHRANRSHHCPHCEEIFPILSKLKIHLKIHTGENLYFCTDCGKNFTTSRAMIVHQRVHTGEKPYSCSDCRKSFSQSSHLKQHERIHTGEKPYSCSVCGNRFSGRGHLKQHERIHTGEKPYSCSDCWKSFSHSSHLKQHERIHTGEKPYSCSDCGKCFTQSSQLKVHQRTHTGEKPYSCSDCGNSFSHLGHFKTHERIHTGEKPYSCSDCGKCFTTSTELKVHQRTHTGEKPCSCSDCGKCFTTSTELKVHQRTHTGEKPYFCSDCSASFSQSSHLKRHERIHTGEKPYYCSDCGKCFKSSAELNGHQRTHTREKPFFCSYCGKNFSRLANVKTHQRLHT; this is encoded by the exons ATGAGAACAATGAGGACAAGCTTAGCCTGCCACTCTCCTTCCACAGtgagtccaaacctacagtcactgggtcctgattgtgacagtggagcccagtttgcactgcaggatccagagatggcatcagtgaagctggaagactgcagtcaaacactggagctgaatgtcaacattaaagatgaagaaggtGAGAAGAAAATTGGGACTTCTGTTTCtcatg GAGATCATGTTGAGACATTCTCTACATCCAGAGAGCAACAGCAGGAAGATCACAGAGCAAACAGGTCTCACCACTGCCCACATTGTGAGGAGATTTTCCCAATTCTATCAAAGctaaaaatacatctaaaaatacatacaggagagaatcTGTATTTCTGCACTGACTGTGGGAAGAATTTCACAACATCAAGGGCTATGATAGTTCATCAGAgagttcacacaggagagaagccttactcctgctctgactgtaggAAGAGTTTCTCTCAATCGAGCCACCTAAAacaacatgaacgtatacatacaggagagaagccttactcctgctctgtctGTGGGAATAGGTTCTCTGGACGGGGACATCTAAAAcaacatgaacgtatacacacaggagaaaagccttactcctgctctgactgttgGAAGAGTTTCTCTCACTCGAGCCACCTAAAAcaacatgaacgtatacacacaggagagaagccttactcctgctctgactgtggaaaatgcttcacacAATCGTCTCAGctaaaagttcaccagagaacacacacaggagagaagccttactcctgctctgactgtggaaatagTTTCTCTCACCTGGGCCACTTTaaaacacatgaacgtatacatacaggagagaagccatactcctgctctgactgtggaaaatgcttcacaacatcaactgagctaaaagttcatcagagaacacacacaggagagaagccttgctcctgctctgactgtggaaaatgcttcacaacatcaactgagctaaaagttcatcagagaacacacacaggagagaagccttacttctgctctgactgtaGTGCGAGTTTCTCTCAATCGAGCCACCTAAAACgacatgaacgtatacacacaggagagaagccttactactgctctgactgtggaaaatgttttaaatcaTCAGCTGAGCTAAACggtcatcagagaacacacacacgagagaagcctttcttctgcTCTTACTGTGGCAAGAACTTCTCCCGATTGGCCAATGTAAAAACACACCAACGGCTACACACTTGA